In the Leishmania mexicana MHOM/GT/2001/U1103 complete genome, chromosome 34 genome, TGTCGTgtttttgtgcgtgtgtgcgtgtgtgtgtctccctcgCTCGTTATCTGTATGTTGTACTTTTCCTCGGTGAAGCGCCCGGGGAGGCACGAGGGAATGCCTCatgaggggaggagggcgagggagggagggggcacaggAGCGAACTGAAAAGGTGCGGAAAAAAGTCACTTGCTTCTGTCTTTCtttccaccccccccccaaatCCTGGCCCTCAtgccttcccctccctccctcccacacacacgcacacacgcacacacggacgccCATCCCTCTTTCTCCGTATAGACAATTTCTTCGTACTATTGTGTCCACGAAATGCACCAGCATGTAATACatgtttttttcttttctgttgCGTCGTTTGGTTGGTTGCTTCTCCGTTGGCATCTTAAGGACTCCTCTTGGTGCTGCACGTGGTACGTCTGCTCTTGGCCCTTTTTTATTTGGCACGGCGTGTTTTCCGtgttgcccccctccctccctaacttcttccctcttcctcctgaGGCAACGCTACCGCTACTCCGCCCCATACCTTTTCGCGTGTGGCGCCATGGAAGAGGGCCTGCGGTACGCCTCCACAGTATTTCATGCATAGGTTCAGGCGGACAGCGGTGAGGCAATGCAGGTGCGCAGAGTGcttgcctcccccctcctcccctccctttgtTGATTCTACTTCACACAATACGCACACTGCTGTAGAGGGAGCGAGATAGAGAGACGACAATCAAAGCACGAGAGTGGGTCCCTAAGGCTGATGTCCGTCGTACAACCTCGAAAACAACACGCAGTCGTCACCATCCATCATCCCTTCACTGAGCACACCTGCGCGGGCATTCACGTCtgtctttgttgttgttcgccTCGTTTTCCTCATCGATCACCCTTCAAGCATGCTCTGGATACTTGCTGTGCTGTccaaggagaggggagggacaGCGGTGTGGCGCGTCGTATCGTGTGCACGCAGGCGCCGTTTGCAAGCGTAGTCGATAATCGGAAGCTCCGAAAAGAAACGAGCAGCAAAGTTAAAAAGAATCACAAGAAAACTCGGCAAGAGGGGAAGATGAAGCGGCGACAAACAGTTTCTCTTCTTCGTGCTCGTGTGAACGGCAGCGAAGGACGGGAAGTGTGACGCTCTGAGAGAGGAACGCAGAGACGCATAGCGAAGTGAGGAAAACGACCACGTGTGAGGCATTTTCTCGCTGTTCAAGTGCAGTGTTCTTCGTCACGTTTCGAATAATAGGTGGCGTTTAGCCAAGGTGCCTCTAGCTGCCGCGTTCTCTGCtctccaccatcaccacctccttcAGAAGGGTCAGATATCCCTTGATATCGCGCGAATAAAGACGCGAAGCTccagaggagagggcagtACCTGTTATACTTATTCTTtactttttctttttgtcgAGGTCTGACCGAATGGGTATGTGCGTGGGGATGTGGTGTGCACGCTTGCCTCTACCGGTTACCAGTTTCCATCCCTCCGTACTGATGCAGCCCTCTTTTAACAATTTTGTTTTGTCGTGACCGATTTCTGGTCTTCCTTGTTCGTGTCTTTCCAACGTCTCAGAGAGTCGTCCGACTATCCAAGCCCTCTTGCACACAGACACTGCAAACACGTACACATTGTACGTGGAggcgagagggaagagggagggtgggagtcctctcccctccactcctcctcctctcccccatTTGTCATTCTGTATTGTTTTCTCGTGTGCCCAAGCGATGATGCTAGCGAGagtgcgagtgtgtgcgtgcgtgcggtgtgTCCCTCATGAAGCTACCCACCCACCAAACGCCTCTCTTATCCCGCCTTATTGTCATTCATCGCGCCCCCCTTTTTCACTCCGCGCCTCCTTcattctcccccccccctcgtgcctcttctgtttcttttgttgttgttgtctttTTCCTTTACGACGCGATCGGCTCTGCGTggtcgtgcgcgcgcctttTGTAGCCTCGTCAGTACATAttgtttcgtttttttttctcgtgcTGTCCGAACAGGTGTATTCGTGagtgtgcatgcgcatgtgcCCCCGGTATCCGCGCCCTCTGCTTTACCACTTTGTTTGCTTTTGCTTCTTCATCATTTTCTGTATGCGTGCGCTTGTGTCATCCTTCCATCCGCTTTCTTTCTTTGGCTTGTCttcccatcccctcccccatcccctctcccttttcgaTTCTATATACGTGTGTTTGCATatatgtgtacgtgtatgtatgtatatacgtgccctttttttctttttcacatgctcccttttcctcttttgtatttttgtttttgttctCCATAGCCGTTGAAGGGATAAACGAGTGTCCCAGTCGATGTGTGCGATGCGGTTTCTATTTTGCTtgcacgtctctctctctccgaaTCATTTTCGTTTTTGGTTGTTGTCTACGTTTCTttgcgcctccccctcccccccccccatcgaaagaaaaagaagagctCGTAGGCCACGccgcaacacacacacacacacatcccgTACTcgctctgcctccgctgGAAGTATGCACATTGAAAAGGGCCTCACTAGAGAAGAAAATGGAAGACGTTTGCTCTCACCACACGTTGGCTGCTCTTGTAGGTCTCGTTGCTGCTTGCTCCGtgacaagaaaaaaaaacgagaggACCCCAGGGTAATGATAAAACCTCGTGCGTACCTCTTTCTTGTTTCTATGTTGTTGTCGTCTGTGTATACGCCCCGCGATGTGGCAAGTCGGACGAGAAAAGTGACCGCAAGTACCAAAAAGTAGGAGAAGCGGACAACTACAGTTGCAGTGCCAAgaagagaaggcggcggctgtccCCGTCAcctctgcgtgcggcgcccttttcttttttgctcctccctcgctcttACTCCCAAGTCATCCCTCTTGTTCTTCTCCGGGACgcacgtgcatgtgtgcatgtgcgtgtacTTTTTGGGCGTGTGGGCGTATGTGTGTCCGCGACGTGCTTCACCCTGCTGCCAGTGTGACAACAGAGGGGCTTCGTCTAAGCGGTGCACGCGGACTTCCTCTCCAtatgcttttttttcattgTTAGGTttgtcccctccccccccccccgcctaCCCACCTACccgcctccacacacacacagacacagacacagacacagacagacacccTCTATCTTTAGTTTCCCCCTACtcctttgtgcgtgtgtgttttcaTCTGTTGTGTATTGCCGGCGTTCGTGGCGACTTTCCTGGTCTGGTGTGCTTCCGCCTTCCCGCCTCGTTTTATGTCCCGCTCTTCTTATCGAATCGCTCAGCAGACGCTGGCGTCTgcaccaaaagaaaaagaggatgagaggagaggaggccatcgctgctgctcgtgtgcgtctgcgtgggtgtgtgtgtgtgtgtgtgtgtgtaatgAGCCTAGTGCGATAGGAAGAGCTACCGCTCTGTTTGTACTTCCTCTTTCCATCTCCCCCGCTCCCCGTCCACTGTTGGGGCTCCTTGTGCAGTTTCCCGAACCGCTGTGCGTCCTCtggctgctgttgttgcgtTCTTTTATCTGTTTAtatgtgtgtgagtgtgtgttgctcctctcgttttttttttcacgtCCTGTCATCTTCGTGTTGTGTTGAAGGTGGTATTTTTctgtgtctttctttttcctgtGGACTGTCTCCGTTCGGTGCTGCTTTCCCTCTGTGCTCATCTCCTCGcttcttcgttttctctgTCGTCCTCTCtccatgtgtgtgtatatattgtgtgtgcgtgtgccgctccTCCACTTTAAGCCAACGAGGGGTACCGTTGACGTGACTCTCCGAGCATATACAAGCGAAGGCATGACGACGAGTTGGTCACGTGTCGCGCAGATGAAAgacacgcgaaaaaaaaaaaagaaacacccacacgcacacacacacgcacccgcacactCGCTGATGCGTTCGATGTCCCCTTGTCTCTCTTTGGCTCTCCTGTGGAAGGAcatgagagagaggcaggggcggaggggggggcaggagAACGCGTCtcgtaggtgtgtgtgtgtgtgtgtctgcggtgACGCCGCAGGGATGTGCCTCATgtaccccctcctcccgccatCTTTCTCTCGGCATGCCGCTgccttcgccgccgacgTGCAATCTGACCTGCGCACGTGTCGACGCGCAAAGACGCCCATCTCAACACACCTCTGTACTGTTCCTCGTCCTTTCGCGCACCTGCATACTACACAGGTGCAggtttctttgttttttttcctaACTTCTCTGTCAAGGAAGATATcaccatcgcctcctcttccctcgctTCGAATACATAAGTATACACCCACACGCCACGTAGAGGTGTGCGGCTACGTGTACATGCATCCCTccaagcgcgcacacacacgtgcgagCGGCTCCCGTACTCCAGCCAAATTGTCACCACATCTGCGCGTGATCTCCTTCGTTGCCTGAGAATCCCCTCCACTTGGTGGTGTACAGGTGTaaccgcgcaccgccgcttAACCGTCTCGTGGGCGTGCTGCCTCTCGCCCTTCCCCCTTACGAGCTGGTGATTACTCGAGAAACCGCAACACGGCACACCGGTTCAGCAGATGGAGTCACGCGATGCGCATGCCAAGGTCTCagcggacggcggcgccggtgaagCCGTTCCCCGCGATTGCGAAAACACGGTACCTCCTCCGGCAACACACTCTGCGCGCACCaacgagagggagaaggaactgcagctgcgccgactGCGGCGTGAAAATCATCTTCTGCGGCTGCAACTCCTCAAGTTGCgcgaacagcagcaccagttACTCGCGAACACGAGTGCAGCGGTCGTATGCCCTGTCTCCAATAGTGCTTTAGCCGTATTAGACGTTGCAGAGGCAGCCCCGCAGGAGTGCGCGGTATCGTCAGACCTACTGGCACCGCAGCGGACGCCTTCCGAGACAACAGACGACGAAGCCACAGCCCTACGCACCCGCATGCTGCAACGGATAAAggaaaggcggcagcgcaccacAGTGGCGCGATCGCTACTGGGCGACgctgagcagctgcacagtGAGCCCCCTCAGCAGGAGCAACTTGATGCAGAGCGGAGGAACTCAAGCGGCACGGTGACACCGGTCTCGCCCGTGTCCCCACCCGTAaaagcggcgccggcgcagtcGATGgagacggcagcagcgccaccatcaccgcccccaccgccgccggcgccggcggcggcaaagcTGGACATCATCCAGGACGACTACGATCAAATAGATCTGCAACATGCACTGCTCGCCAGCCCTTCCTCAGCGACGGCTTCGCGAGTGCCATCTGGCATGCCCGCCTTCtccggcgcgcacgccgttgACGACCTGTCGGCTGAGGCGATGTTGCAGCGCTTTCAGGACCGAAAATCGcagcgccggctgcggctgcagcagatgTTGGGTCTCAGCTACGACGCGgcaggcagcggtgccgctgggCCGAGATGTGAACATTCCAACGCGGAAATGACgcccctcgctgccgttcCGCGGGGTGCAGGTGCCGGACAGGGTGAAGAAGGGGCGAAGTCCCCTCTCAACagcagcgtggcggcgtgggATGGCAGGGTGAGGAGGATCGACAGCGGCACGAGACGCGGCAGGGAAAATGGCCACAAGAGCGCTGCGGCAACCGCTACACCCCCTTACAGTGGGCCTACAAAGAACCCGAATCAAATTGGCCGTGCCGTGAGCGACGCTGTGAAAAACAACAGCTGGTACCTCTGCaaggtgctggaggcggcgctgcttgacACAATTCAAGCGCGGCCGGCAAACGAGGCCGCCACACCGGAGAAGGATCTTCCTCCCGGCTCGCATTCGAGAGCGGTGTCGTTTGCGGAGATGCCatcgtccccctcctcgtctgcctcAGCCTCTTCTCTGTTGGGTCCTCTATCCGACAGgcgtgctgccggcggcacctccgGTTCCACGACGCTGACGACCGGAACCGCCTCTGTAATGCCGCAGCCCGAGTCGATGGCGGCCTCTCCAACCTCCGTAAAGGTCCCCCAGCTGCTCTACCCCAAGGGCGTGAGTGACACGGCGCTGAGGCGAGCCATTGAGGAGTCGCTGCTCCTGCCCTTTCGCTGCGTGCACGACGCCCCACGGCGCTTGACGTCGtcgcaggcggcggaggagagttTGCCGGCGTTTGAGGCAGAGAACCGtgacgcagagctgcgccgctgcttcacGGAGGGCACCGGCAAGGATGCGTtgctcagcggcggtgcgcgtcgCGACGAGGACCTAGGAAGCACTGCAGCCGGaaacgacgacgaagaggctccagagagggagagcgacaTCCTCGGCGCCAACGACGACAACCTCGACCCGTTTGCCCGTCTACTGCTCGCTCGTCTCTCCCGCGGTCTACCTTCGAAGACCGCCAAGTCAGACTGGACAGGCAGGCAACTGTCACAGTACAGCAGCGGAAAGGATGGGGCCAAGCAGTTGTCATTAGCGTCCCTCAACGCGTCTGCTGCATCCAGCCCCACAAGCTCCAAGGCCGGCGTCGCCTTCGTGGCGGCAGCCAGCGGCGAGCGCCGCGTGCACG is a window encoding:
- a CDS encoding phosphatidylinositol-4-phosphate 5-kinase-like,putative — translated: MESRDAHAKVSADGGAGEAVPRDCENTVPPPATHSARTNEREKELQLRRLRRENHLLRLQLLKLREQQHQLLANTSAAVVCPVSNSALAVLDVAEAAPQECAVSSDLLAPQRTPSETTDDEATALRTRMLQRIKERRQRTTVARSLLGDAEQLHSEPPQQEQLDAERRNSSGTVTPVSPVSPPVKAAPAQSMETAAAPPSPPPPPPAPAAAKLDIIQDDYDQIDLQHALLASPSSATASRVPSGMPAFSGAHAVDDLSAEAMLQRFQDRKSQRRLRLQQMLGLSYDAAGSGAAGPRCEHSNAEMTPLAAVPRGAGAGQGEEGAKSPLNSSVAAWDGRVRRIDSGTRRGRENGHKSAAATATPPYSGPTKNPNQIGRAVSDAVKNNSWYLCKVLEAALLDTIQARPANEAATPEKDLPPGSHSRAVSFAEMPSSPSSSASASSLLGPLSDRRAAGGTSGSTTLTTGTASVMPQPESMAASPTSVKVPQLLYPKGVSDTALRRAIEESLLLPFRCVHDAPRRLTSSQAAEESLPAFEAENRDAELRRCFTEGTGKDALLSGGARRDEDLGSTAAGNDDEEAPERESDILGANDDNLDPFARLLLARLSRGLPSKTAKSDWTGRQLSQYSSGKDGAKQLSLASLNASAASSPTSSKAGVAFVAAASGERRVHVPKKHFSRLDEVQVEMHAPVIFNQIRDFLRMDVERFRRSFVPASSPSQSDAGGGEATDSRRWRAAQAQQRLRVGALAGADETTAWRISVSPGKSGTTLLYFSDFVMKTVRPREMEFLLRKFLPAYVRYCERNPHTLLPRFYALATLRWWKAGVVQHFVLMQNVFATPYYIHRIYDVKGSTVNRTALQPGKPPPRTAFGALLLKDNDLPPQLIICGTYQRAIVLAQLRSDVDFLRQLNVVDYSCMIGVRSRLFSREEGPSKTLLLLRRQHHDGHVNPLGSSDVATQGHIGETCGEVMYVTDKTAAADGESISVGAMEPTLPPSSVDVQRSDYDNDVYVCIHGCDGGLLSLPIYTPGDDTTAREEVYYLGIIDVLQTYNSVKKLESFAKGLVNDRRAISVIAPDKYAERLYKVLERITV